In Enoplosus armatus isolate fEnoArm2 chromosome 2, fEnoArm2.hap1, whole genome shotgun sequence, one DNA window encodes the following:
- the LOC139296061 gene encoding CCN family member 1-like has product MAFLIYLTVLTTAVITQVTASCPAVCECPVEPPVCPPGVSTVPDGCGCCKVCAVQLNQDCSPMRPCDHHKGLECNYGNDVTMAWGICRAKSEGRTCEYNGRIYQNGESFRAGCKHQCTCIDGAVGCAPLCNNKLPPASPSCPYPRLVRIPRQCCFSVDCHKGTWRLPPKHQVPPPQQHLPRPQHQPENEPDNELTDVKSSGWESEHGYKHLPVWNHLKDRKCPVQTTDWSQCSRSCGMGVSSRITNRNPQCKLERETRICTIRPCHSLSVLAKRGKKCSPAQKAPEPTRLSYGECVSVRLYRPNYCGVCSDGRCCSPRRTRTVPVTFVCPDGERFQRSAMFIQSCKCSDDCGHLNEVALPPQHWMYGDTHKFID; this is encoded by the exons ATGGCATTTCTGATCTACCTGACTGTACTGACAACAGCCGTCATCACGCAG gTGACAGCTAGCTGCCCAGCAGTGTGCGAGTGCCCTGTAGAGCCCCCGGTTTGCCCTCCAGGAGTTAGCACTGTGCCAGATGGATGTGGGTGCTGCAAGGTGTGTGCTGTGCAGCTTAACCAGGACTGCAGCCCCATGAGGCCTTGCGACCACCACAAAGGGCTGGAGTGTAATTACGGCAACGATGTGACCATGGCCTGGGGCATCTGTcgag CAAAATCGGAGGGCCGCACGTGCGAGTACAACGGCAGGATCTACCAGAATGGCGAGAGCTTCCGCGCCGGCTGTAAACACCAGTGCACCTGCATCGATGGCGCTGTTGGCTGCGCTCCTCTCTGTAACAACAAGCTGCCACCGGCCTCTCCATCATGCCCCTACCCACGGCTGGTCAGGATACCCAGGCAGTGCTGCTTCAGTGTGGACTGCCATAAGGGCACCTGGCGGCTCCCTCCTAAGCATCAG GTGCCTCCACCACAACAACACCTGCCCAGACCTCAGCACCAGCCTGAAAATGAGCCGGACAATGAGCTTACAGACGTCAAGTCCAGCGGCTGGGAGAGTGAACATGGCTACAAACACCTGCCTG TGTGGAACCATCTGAAGGACAGGAAGTGTCCAGTCCAGACTACTGACTGGTCACAGTGCTCCCGCAGCTGTGGGATGGGCGTTTCGTCTCGAATCACCAACAGGAACCCTCAGTgcaagctggagagagagacgagaatCTGCACCATACGGCCATGTCACAGCCTGAGTGTCCTAGCCAAG agagggaagaagtgCTCCCCAGCCCAGAAAGCCCCAGAGCCCACCCGCCTGTCCTACGGAGAATGTGTGAGTGTCCGCCTCTACCGGCCAAACTACTGCGGCGTGTGTTCAGACGGCCGGTGCTGCTCGCCACGCCGCACGCGCACTGTACCCGTGACCTTTGTCTGCCCGGATGGCGAGCGTTTCCAGAGGTCAGCCATGTTCATCCAGTCGTGTAAATGCAGCGATGACTGCGGCCACCTCAATGAAGTGGCCCTCCCTCCGCAGCACTGGATGTATGGAGATACACACAAGTTCATAGACTAG
- the LOC139294478 gene encoding ATP-dependent RNA helicase DDX39A, giving the protein MAENDVDNELLDYEEDEEPQGAPESGTPANKKEVKGSYVSIHSSGFRDFLLKPELLRAIVDCGFEHPSEVQHECIPQAILGMDILCQAKSGMGKTAVFVLATLQQIEPVDGQVSVLVMCHTRELAFQISKEYERFSKYMPTVKVSVFFGGLAIKKDEEVLKKNCPHIVVGTPGRTLALINNKTLNLKNIKHFVLDECDKMLEQLDMRRDVQEIFRLTPHEKQVMMFSATLSKEIRPVCRKFMQDPMEVFVDDETKLTLHGLQQYYCKLKDSEKNRKLFDLLDVLEFNQVVIFVKSVNRCVALSHLLVEQNFPAIAIHRGMAQEERLSRYQQFKDFQRRILVATNLFGRGMDIERVNIVFNYDMPEDSDTYLHRVARAGRFGTKGLAVTFVSDETDAKILNDVQDRFEVNVAELPEEIDISSYIEQAR; this is encoded by the exons ATGGCTGAGAACGACGTTGATAATGAACTTCTGGACtatgaggaagatgaggagcCACAGGGAGCCCCTGAAAGTGGGACTCCAGCAAACAAGAAGGAGGTGAAGGGATCCTATGTATCCATCCACAGCTCGGGCTTCAGAGACTTTCTCCTCAAACCAGAGCTGCTCCGTGCCATTGTCGACTGTGGTTTTGAGCATCCCTCAGAAG tgcaaCATGAGTGTATTCCCCAAGCTATCCTGGGCATGGACATCCTGTGTCAGGCCAAGTCTGGTATGGGAAAGACAGCAGTGTTTGTACTGGCCACCCTGCAGCAGATAGAACCTGTGGATGGTCAG GTGTCTGTCCTTGTAATGTGCCACACACGAGAGTTGGCCTTCCAGATCAGCAAGGAGTACGAGCGCTTCTCCAAGTACATGCCCACTGTCAAGGTGTCTGTGTTCTTCGGTGGCCTGGCCATCAAGAAGGATGAAGAAGTCCTGAAGAAGAACTGCCCTCACATTGTCGTAGGAACTCCAGGACGTACCCTGGCCCTCATCAACAACAAGACCCTCAACTTGAAGAACATAAAACACTTTGTGCTTGACGAGTGCGATAAGATGCTGGAGCAGCTGG ACATGCGACGTGATGTCCAGGAAATCTTTAGGCTGACACCCCATGAGAAGCAGGTTATGATGTTCAGTGCAACACTAAGCAAGGAGATCCGCCCTGTCTGCCGCAAGTTCATGCAGGAT CCCATGGAAGTGTTTGTGGATGACGAGACCAAGCTGACACTCCATGGTTTACAGCAATATTACTGCAAGTTGAAGGACAGTGAGAAGAACCGAAAGCTCTTTGACCTGCTCGATGTGCTCGAGTTCAACCAG GTGGTGATCTTTGTTAAGTCCGTGAATCGCTGTGTGGCTCTGTCCCACCTGCTGGTGGAGCAGAATTTCCCTGCCATCGCCATCCACAGGGGCATGGCGCAGGAGGAGCG GTTATCCCGGTACCAGCAGTTTAAAGACTTTCAGCGGCGGATCCTGGTTGCAACCAATCTGTTTGGTCGAGGCATGGACATTGAGCGAGTCAACATCGTCTTTAATTACGACATGCCGGAGGATTCTGACACATACCTTCACAGA GTGGCCCGTGCTGGCAGGTTTGGGACCAAAGGCCTGGCTGTCACCTTTGTGTCAGACGAGACAGACGCTAAGATCCTGAATGACGTCCAAGACCGCTTCGAGGTCAACGTAGCAGAGCTCCCAGAGGAGATAGATATCTCCTCCTACA TTGAACAGGCCAGATGA